The Manihot esculenta cultivar AM560-2 chromosome 1, M.esculenta_v8, whole genome shotgun sequence genome has a window encoding:
- the LOC110624387 gene encoding histone-lysine N-methyltransferase ASHH3 isoform X1 — protein MMLEVMPATKENFDCDHNCIKLAFSKLMKQIGNPVEFELPECFNKWKLTPYTFIKRNIYLTKRIKRRLEDDGIFCSCSSSPGASGVCGRDCHCGMLLSSCSTGCRCGSSCLNKPFQHRPVKKMKLVQTEKCGAGIVADEDIAQGEFVIEYVGEVIDDKTCEERLWNMKHRGETNFYLCEINRDMVIDATYKGNKSRYINHSCSPNTEMQKWIIDGETRIGIFATRDIKKGEHLTYDYQFVQFGADQDCHCGAVGCRRKLGVKPSKPKISSDAALQLVACQVAVSSPKLKAILSGKDVYQNGGLHTGNSEHAYSKRQTRSHNCIGEVIHMFRPYSNRSFGMIKRFDKHSRKHAIMFEDGAVEFLDMSKEDWEFVTL, from the exons ATGATGCTTGAGGTCATGCCTGCAACAAAAGAG AATTTTGATTGTGATCACAATTGCATCAAACTTGCATTCAGCAAGTTGATGAAGCAGATAGGCAATCCAGTTGAGTTTGAACTCCCAGAGTGTTTTAATAAATGGAAGCTCACTCCTTACACCTTCATAAAACGCA ATATATATCTCACAAAGAGAATTAAAAGGCGCCTTGAGGATGATGGCATATTCTGTTCCTGCAGTTCATCACCAGGTGCTTCTGGTGTCTGTGGTAGAGATTGCCATTGTGG GATGCTACTCTCTAGCTGCTCCACTGGATGCAGATGTGGGAGTTCATGTCTCAACAAACCCTTTCAACACCGACCTGTGAAGAAAATGAAACTAGTACAG ACTGAGAAATGTGGAGCTGGAATTGTGGCGGATGAAGATATTGCACAGGGAGAGTTTGTAATAGAATATGTTGGAGAAG TCATAGATGATAAAACATGTGAGGAAAGGCTTTGGAATATGAAACACCGTGGAGAGACAAATTTTTACTTGTGTGAAATTAATCGAGATATGGTAATTGATGCCACATACAAGGGAAACAAGTCAAGATACATAAACCACAGTTGTTCTCCTAATACTGAGATGCAGAAATG GATAATTGATGGTGAGACAAGAATTGGCATATTTGCAACTCGTGACATAAAAAAGGGCGAGCATTTGACCTATGATTATCA GTTTGTCCAATTCGGTGCAGATCAGGACTGCCATTGTGGTGCTGTTGGCTGCAGGAGAAAACTAGGGGTTAAACCCAGCAAGCCTAAGATTTCTTCAGATGCTGCATTACAATTAGTAGCATGCCAGGTGGCAGTGTCCTCTCCCAAATTGAAAGCAATTTTATCTGGAAAAGAT GTTTATCAGAATGGAGGTTTGCATACAG GGAATTCAGAACATGCATACAGTAAACGACAGACACGATCTCATAATTGCATTGGTGAAGTGATTCACATGTTTCGTCCATATAGTAATAG ATCTTTTGGGATGATCAAACGGTTTGATAAGCACTCAAGAAAACATGCG ATAATGTTTGAAGACGGTGCAGTTGAATTTCTAGACATGTCAAAAGAAGATTGGGAATTTGTAACTTTGTGA
- the LOC110624387 gene encoding histone-lysine N-methyltransferase ASHH3 isoform X2, with protein MKQIGNPVEFELPECFNKWKLTPYTFIKRNIYLTKRIKRRLEDDGIFCSCSSSPGASGVCGRDCHCGMLLSSCSTGCRCGSSCLNKPFQHRPVKKMKLVQTEKCGAGIVADEDIAQGEFVIEYVGEVIDDKTCEERLWNMKHRGETNFYLCEINRDMVIDATYKGNKSRYINHSCSPNTEMQKWIIDGETRIGIFATRDIKKGEHLTYDYQFVQFGADQDCHCGAVGCRRKLGVKPSKPKISSDAALQLVACQVAVSSPKLKAILSGKDVYQNGGLHTGNSEHAYSKRQTRSHNCIGEVIHMFRPYSNRSFGMIKRFDKHSRKHAIMFEDGAVEFLDMSKEDWEFVTL; from the exons ATGAAGCAGATAGGCAATCCAGTTGAGTTTGAACTCCCAGAGTGTTTTAATAAATGGAAGCTCACTCCTTACACCTTCATAAAACGCA ATATATATCTCACAAAGAGAATTAAAAGGCGCCTTGAGGATGATGGCATATTCTGTTCCTGCAGTTCATCACCAGGTGCTTCTGGTGTCTGTGGTAGAGATTGCCATTGTGG GATGCTACTCTCTAGCTGCTCCACTGGATGCAGATGTGGGAGTTCATGTCTCAACAAACCCTTTCAACACCGACCTGTGAAGAAAATGAAACTAGTACAG ACTGAGAAATGTGGAGCTGGAATTGTGGCGGATGAAGATATTGCACAGGGAGAGTTTGTAATAGAATATGTTGGAGAAG TCATAGATGATAAAACATGTGAGGAAAGGCTTTGGAATATGAAACACCGTGGAGAGACAAATTTTTACTTGTGTGAAATTAATCGAGATATGGTAATTGATGCCACATACAAGGGAAACAAGTCAAGATACATAAACCACAGTTGTTCTCCTAATACTGAGATGCAGAAATG GATAATTGATGGTGAGACAAGAATTGGCATATTTGCAACTCGTGACATAAAAAAGGGCGAGCATTTGACCTATGATTATCA GTTTGTCCAATTCGGTGCAGATCAGGACTGCCATTGTGGTGCTGTTGGCTGCAGGAGAAAACTAGGGGTTAAACCCAGCAAGCCTAAGATTTCTTCAGATGCTGCATTACAATTAGTAGCATGCCAGGTGGCAGTGTCCTCTCCCAAATTGAAAGCAATTTTATCTGGAAAAGAT GTTTATCAGAATGGAGGTTTGCATACAG GGAATTCAGAACATGCATACAGTAAACGACAGACACGATCTCATAATTGCATTGGTGAAGTGATTCACATGTTTCGTCCATATAGTAATAG ATCTTTTGGGATGATCAAACGGTTTGATAAGCACTCAAGAAAACATGCG ATAATGTTTGAAGACGGTGCAGTTGAATTTCTAGACATGTCAAAAGAAGATTGGGAATTTGTAACTTTGTGA
- the LOC110624387 gene encoding histone-lysine N-methyltransferase ASHH3 isoform X3, with protein MMLEVMPATKENFDCDHNCIKLAFSKLMKQIGNPVEFELPECFNKWKLTPYTFIKRNIYLTKRIKRRLEDDGIFCSCSSSPGASGVCGRDCHCGMLLSSCSTGCRCGSSCLNKPFQHRPVKKMKLVQTEKCGAGIVADEDIAQGEFVIEYVGEVIDDKTCEERLWNMKHRGETNFYLCEINRDMVIDATYKGNKSRYINHSCSPNTEMQKWIIDGETRIGIFATRDIKKGEHLTYDYQFVQFGADQDCHCGAVGCRRKLGVKPSKPKISSDAALQLVACQVAVSSPKLKAILSGKDLKLILEFVF; from the exons ATGATGCTTGAGGTCATGCCTGCAACAAAAGAG AATTTTGATTGTGATCACAATTGCATCAAACTTGCATTCAGCAAGTTGATGAAGCAGATAGGCAATCCAGTTGAGTTTGAACTCCCAGAGTGTTTTAATAAATGGAAGCTCACTCCTTACACCTTCATAAAACGCA ATATATATCTCACAAAGAGAATTAAAAGGCGCCTTGAGGATGATGGCATATTCTGTTCCTGCAGTTCATCACCAGGTGCTTCTGGTGTCTGTGGTAGAGATTGCCATTGTGG GATGCTACTCTCTAGCTGCTCCACTGGATGCAGATGTGGGAGTTCATGTCTCAACAAACCCTTTCAACACCGACCTGTGAAGAAAATGAAACTAGTACAG ACTGAGAAATGTGGAGCTGGAATTGTGGCGGATGAAGATATTGCACAGGGAGAGTTTGTAATAGAATATGTTGGAGAAG TCATAGATGATAAAACATGTGAGGAAAGGCTTTGGAATATGAAACACCGTGGAGAGACAAATTTTTACTTGTGTGAAATTAATCGAGATATGGTAATTGATGCCACATACAAGGGAAACAAGTCAAGATACATAAACCACAGTTGTTCTCCTAATACTGAGATGCAGAAATG GATAATTGATGGTGAGACAAGAATTGGCATATTTGCAACTCGTGACATAAAAAAGGGCGAGCATTTGACCTATGATTATCA GTTTGTCCAATTCGGTGCAGATCAGGACTGCCATTGTGGTGCTGTTGGCTGCAGGAGAAAACTAGGGGTTAAACCCAGCAAGCCTAAGATTTCTTCAGATGCTGCATTACAATTAGTAGCATGCCAGGTGGCAGTGTCCTCTCCCAAATTGAAAGCAATTTTATCTGGAAAAGAT CTAAAACTAATTCTGGAATTTGTTTTCTAA
- the LOC110624366 gene encoding cysteine protease ATG4 isoform X1 gives MKGFRERVSSKCSSKTTTDTPNRSLTSDCSEAGSINSKFSKGSLWSSFFASAFSVIETYRESPAFEKKGSHTRNNGWVSAVKKIVAGGSMRRIHERVLGPSRTGISSTTSDIWLLGACYKISQDESSGNAATSNGLAAFKHDFSSRILVTYRKGFDAIGDSNFTSDVGWGCMLRSSQMLVAQALLFHHLGRSWRKPLEKPLDHQYVEILHLLGDSEASPFSIHNLIHAGKAYSLAAGSWVGPYAVCRSWESLARCKREENKLGYQLLPMAVYVVSGDEDGERGGAPVVCIEDASRHCIEFSRGQEKWSPILLLVPLVLGLEKVNPRYIPSLQATFTFPQSLGIMGGKPGASTYIVGVQDDSAFYLDPHDVQPVVNISRDYTEADTSSYHCDIIRHIPLDSIDPSLAIGFYCRDKDDFDEFCSLASKLADDSHGAPLFTVTQTRKLLKQVSHCTSNESDGVEGDDSFGVMPMNDAEGSAQEDEWQLL, from the exons ATGAAGGGTTTTCGTGAGAGGGTATCCTCCAAATGTTCTTCTAAAACTACAACTGATACCCCAAATAGATCTTTGACATCTGATTGTTCAGAAGCAGGGTCTATTAACAGTAAGTTCTCCAAGGGCTCTTTATGGTCAAGCTTCTTTGCATCTGCTTTCTCAGTCATTGAAACGTATCGTGAGTCACCAGCTTTTGAGAAGAAGGGAAGTCATACTAGAAACAATGGTTGGGTGTCAGCTGTGAAGAAAATTGTGGCAGGTGGCTCAATGAGGAGAATCCATGAGCGTGTTTTAGGGCCAAGCAGGACTGGGATATCAAGTACAACTAGTGACATATGGCTTCTAGGTGCATGCTATAAGATTTCTCAAGATGAGTCCTCTGGGAATGCAGCCACAAGCAATGGATTAGCTGCATTCAAACATGATTTTTCATCGCGAATTTTAGTGACATATCGAAAAG GTTTTGATGCAATTGGAGATTCAAATTTTACTAGTGATGTGGGCTGGGGTTGCATGCTTCGAAGCAGTCAGATGCTTGTTGCTCAG GCATTGCTTTTTCATCATTTGGGTAGATCTTGGAGGAAACCTCTAGAGAAG CCACTGGATCATCAATATGTTGAGATCTTGCACCTTCTTGGTGATTCTGAGGCATCACCATTTTCTATCCACAATCTTATTCATGCTGGTAAGGCTTATAGCCTTGCAGCTGGGTCATGGGTAGGCCCATATGCTGTGTGCCGCTCCTGGGAATCACTTGCCCGCTGCAAGAGAGAGGAAAACAAACTTGGATACCAGCTACTTCCAATGGCTGTTTATGTTGTTTCTGGTGATGAAGATGGGGAACGGGGTGGAGCTCCGGTTGTCTGCATTGAAGATGCCTCTAGACATTGTATAGAGTTTTCTAGaggtcaagaaaaatggagtccGATTCTTCTTTTGGTTCCTTTGGTTCTTGGACTTGAAAAAGTAAATCCAAG GTATATTCCATCTCTGCAGGCAACATTTACTTTTCCGCAAAGCCTTGGCATTATGGGTGGGAAGCCTGGTGCCTCAACTTACATTGTTGGTGTGCAGGATGACAGTGCTTTTTACCTTGATCCACATGATGTTCAACCG GTGGTCAATATTAGCAGAGATTACACAGAGGCTGACACTTCATCTTATCACTGCGA TATCATACGACACATTCCCCTCGACTCCATTGATCCATCGTTGGCCATCGGATTTTATTGTCGAGACAAAG ATGATTTCGATGAATTTTGTTCGTTGGCATCCAAGCTGGCAGATGACTCGCACGGTGCGCCATTGTTTACTGTGACTCAAACCCGTAAATTGCTGAAGCAAGTCAGCCACTGCACTTCGAATGAAAGTGATGGAGTTGAAGGTGATGATTCCTTTGGTGTGATGCCCATGAATGATGCAGAGGGCTCTGCACAGGAAGATGAGTGGCAATTGCTTTGA
- the LOC110624366 gene encoding cysteine protease ATG4 isoform X2: MRRIHERVLGPSRTGISSTTSDIWLLGACYKISQDESSGNAATSNGLAAFKHDFSSRILVTYRKGFDAIGDSNFTSDVGWGCMLRSSQMLVAQALLFHHLGRSWRKPLEKPLDHQYVEILHLLGDSEASPFSIHNLIHAGKAYSLAAGSWVGPYAVCRSWESLARCKREENKLGYQLLPMAVYVVSGDEDGERGGAPVVCIEDASRHCIEFSRGQEKWSPILLLVPLVLGLEKVNPRYIPSLQATFTFPQSLGIMGGKPGASTYIVGVQDDSAFYLDPHDVQPVVNISRDYTEADTSSYHCDIIRHIPLDSIDPSLAIGFYCRDKDDFDEFCSLASKLADDSHGAPLFTVTQTRKLLKQVSHCTSNESDGVEGDDSFGVMPMNDAEGSAQEDEWQLL, from the exons ATGAGGAGAATCCATGAGCGTGTTTTAGGGCCAAGCAGGACTGGGATATCAAGTACAACTAGTGACATATGGCTTCTAGGTGCATGCTATAAGATTTCTCAAGATGAGTCCTCTGGGAATGCAGCCACAAGCAATGGATTAGCTGCATTCAAACATGATTTTTCATCGCGAATTTTAGTGACATATCGAAAAG GTTTTGATGCAATTGGAGATTCAAATTTTACTAGTGATGTGGGCTGGGGTTGCATGCTTCGAAGCAGTCAGATGCTTGTTGCTCAG GCATTGCTTTTTCATCATTTGGGTAGATCTTGGAGGAAACCTCTAGAGAAG CCACTGGATCATCAATATGTTGAGATCTTGCACCTTCTTGGTGATTCTGAGGCATCACCATTTTCTATCCACAATCTTATTCATGCTGGTAAGGCTTATAGCCTTGCAGCTGGGTCATGGGTAGGCCCATATGCTGTGTGCCGCTCCTGGGAATCACTTGCCCGCTGCAAGAGAGAGGAAAACAAACTTGGATACCAGCTACTTCCAATGGCTGTTTATGTTGTTTCTGGTGATGAAGATGGGGAACGGGGTGGAGCTCCGGTTGTCTGCATTGAAGATGCCTCTAGACATTGTATAGAGTTTTCTAGaggtcaagaaaaatggagtccGATTCTTCTTTTGGTTCCTTTGGTTCTTGGACTTGAAAAAGTAAATCCAAG GTATATTCCATCTCTGCAGGCAACATTTACTTTTCCGCAAAGCCTTGGCATTATGGGTGGGAAGCCTGGTGCCTCAACTTACATTGTTGGTGTGCAGGATGACAGTGCTTTTTACCTTGATCCACATGATGTTCAACCG GTGGTCAATATTAGCAGAGATTACACAGAGGCTGACACTTCATCTTATCACTGCGA TATCATACGACACATTCCCCTCGACTCCATTGATCCATCGTTGGCCATCGGATTTTATTGTCGAGACAAAG ATGATTTCGATGAATTTTGTTCGTTGGCATCCAAGCTGGCAGATGACTCGCACGGTGCGCCATTGTTTACTGTGACTCAAACCCGTAAATTGCTGAAGCAAGTCAGCCACTGCACTTCGAATGAAAGTGATGGAGTTGAAGGTGATGATTCCTTTGGTGTGATGCCCATGAATGATGCAGAGGGCTCTGCACAGGAAGATGAGTGGCAATTGCTTTGA